In the Nicotiana tabacum cultivar K326 chromosome 16, ASM71507v2, whole genome shotgun sequence genome, one interval contains:
- the LOC107787258 gene encoding peroxidase 43-like — protein sequence MAALCKRNPKSLIFSSVMCFLIQITALNGQLRVGFYSQRCHNAESIVSSVVKEASQREPRMPAMLLRLHFHDCFVQGCDGSILIDNVKEPERNAFGHEGLGGFEEIQKAKTQLEGQCPGVVSCADIVALAARDAVVLAGGPFYEVETGRRDGRVSDLSLAAAMPDVDDSIDVLKGKFKNKGFTEKELVILSGAHTIGTTACFFMPRRLYNFTGRSDADPSINSKFLPELRSKCPKNGNINFRIPLDNASERKFDDQILHNIKNGFAVIASDARLYDDKITRAVIDSYLQRNKSIRNSPSFASDFGLTMIKLGRLDVKTGLVGEIRKVCNSFNKM from the exons ATGGCGGCATTGTGCAAGAGAAATCCAAAGAGTTTAATTTTCAGTTCAGTTATGTGCTTTCTAATACAAATAACAGCTCTAAATGGACAACTTAGAGTTGGATTTTATTCACAAAGATGCCATAACGCAGAATCCATTGTTAGCTCTGTCGTAAAAGAAGCTTCCCAAAGAGAACCAAGAATGCCAGCCATGTTACTTAGACTCCATTTCCATGATTGCTTTGTTCAG ggtTGTGATGGATCAATTTTGATTGATAATGTGAAAGAACCTGAAAGAAATGCATTTGGTCACGAAGGCCTGGGGGGATTTGAAGAGATCCAGAAAGCCAAAACTCAATTGGAAGGTCAATGCCCAGGGGTGGTATCGTGTGCAGATATTGTTGCTTTAGCTGCTAGAGACGCTGTCGTCTTG GCTGGTGGACCATTTTATGAAGTTGAGACAGGTAGAAGAGATGGTAGAGTATCCGATTTGTCTCTTGCAGCTGCAATGCCGGATGTGGATGACTCAATTgatgttttaaaaggaaaattcaaaaataaaggcTTTACTGAAAAAGAACTCGTCATTTTGAGTG GGGCACATACAATTGGCACAACAGCTTGTTTTTTCATGCCTCGAAGATTATACAATTTCACTGGAAGATCAGATGCAGATCCAAGTATTAATTCTAAGTTCCTCCCAGAGTTAAGAAGCAAATGCCCCAAAAATGGAAACATAAATTTCAGAATACCTCTTGATAACGCAAGCGAACGAAAATTTGACGATCAGATTTTGCACAACATAAAGAATGGTTTCGCAGTTATAGCATCGGATGCAAGGCTTTATGACGACAAAATTACGCGAGCAGTGATCGATTCTTATCTTCAGAGAAATAAATCAATTCGTAATTCACCATCATTTGCATCGGATTTTGGTTTAACCATGATAAAGTTAGGAAGGCTTGATGTCAAGACTGGATTAGTAGGAGAGATTAGAAAGGTTTGTAATTCTTTTAATAAAATGTAA